The sequence below is a genomic window from Methanosarcinales archaeon Met12.
TATCTCTCAAATCCAATGCCCTTTCCAGTTCATCTTCCAATAGCTCCACTCTCGCAATCTCTCCATGCATCCTGACCCTGACCTGTGCAAAACCCTCCTTTATTAACATCTCTTCGGCCCTTTCGACCATCAAAAGTTTATCTTTCGTGATCGCCTCACCATAAGGTATCCTCGAGGATAAACATGCAGAAGATGGTTTACCCCAAAATGATAACCCAAGTTCTTTTGACATCTCGCGAATGTCAGATTTCGTTATTCCAACATCGACAAAAGGGTGCCATATCCCGGCTTCATCACATGCTTTTATTCCGGGGCGGTGTTCATCAAAATCCGACAGATTAACGCCATCTGCTATGCATTTTATCCCCCTATCTGACGCCGCTTTCTTTAAAACCTTTGCAAATTCATTCTTACAATAATAACATCTATCTGGTGGGTTTTTAATGAAATCTTCATTCTCCAGTTCGGAGTGTTTTATTATCTCGTATCGACATCCAAGACCTTCTACGAACTCTTTTGCATGTTTCAGTTCGATTCTCGGCAGCGTTTCGGTATCCAAAATGACACAGAAGGCATCATCACCGAGTGCATCATATGCCACTTTCAGAAGAAGTCCGCTATCAACGCCCCCGGAGAATGCAACCAATACCTTTTTTTTATCGGCGATATTCTCTTTTAGCTTTTTGAGTTTATCTGAGCAGTTCATATATTTTATCCGCCGCCTCTTTTGCTTTCTCTTCCGAATCTGTTTTTATGATGAGCTTCCCAGTCCGGTGTATTGATATTTCGCACGCACCTTTAACGATCAACATGATTTTAGCATTCGCCACGATATCGTAGTCTTGTTTCAATCTTTCGGCAGATTCGTCAATGTCAAAACAAAGGTCCTTATCGGGAATTGCCTCATACGCGGCAGAGGTCTTACACGGCTTAACAAGATACAACACGAGCACTCTCCATCGATTCTTCAATCAATGATTCTATGTTAACCTTCTCCTCTTCCCTTAACACAATCTCCAATTTTGCAGCAGTCGAGGGTTTTTCTGGAACGATCGTACAACATAAACCAGGCAAAATTGAAAGGTCATAAGTACCGATCTTCCTGGCGATGTCAATGATATCGACCTTATCCATTCCGATCAAAGGCCTCATTATTGGCGTTTTAACTGCCTGATTTGTCACATAGATATTTTGTAGCGTCTGGGATGCGACTTGTCCGAGCGACTCCCCGGTGAGTATTCCATCGGCGCCCTCTCTTTCTACAATATTCGCCGCAATTCTCAACATCATCCTTCTACATAACACACATTGTAACTTCTCAATGCAGTTTCTCGCAAATGCGGCCTGATTGTCTCCATGCGGGACGACGAACGTTTTTATGCCCTTATCGAAGAGATTTTCAAGGTGTTTTACCAATTTCAATGACTTGTCAAGCTGTTTTTCATCAGTGAATGGGCGATTATCGAGATGAAGCGCAATTACTTCCACGCCCTTCTTCATCATAAGATATGTCGCAACTGGTGAGTCTATTCCGCCCGAAATTAGTGATACGAGTTTCATTATAGTGTCCTCAAACACACATCGCAGTCTTCCTGGACCACCTCCTGTCCTTTATGCAATTCGCAGAGCTCCCCGCTTATCCTGATTTGCGTACAGATTCTACAGAGTCGGGGGATCAAATCATCAAAGGCACCATCCTCGGCGATATCATTTGTCAGTCTCCTTATGGCATCTTTGGCCTCTTCTTTGAATTTCATGGTTTTTCCTCTCTTTTCCTTCACATACTGCGAAACCGCTGCCTGCGTAATCCCAAGTCTTTCAGACACTTCTTTTTGAGATAGCCCCAGCTTGAGGAGTTCCTTGGTCAATTCATACCTTATGCTTGGCAGGACATACCAGACTATTAGTTCACAGGGCGATTTCATCTCACAATCACGTCTCCGACCTTTACCACAATTACCTGTGGTCGTGGAGCTTGATAAAAAGTGCCTCTTACTTCCACGATTTTTCCAATGCTTGGTGGTATCGGCTTTTCCCACGCCTCCCCTATCATTTCCACAAACATAACGCCAGTACCATCATTTATATTAAACTTGCATCCCCTGCTGCATTGATTGATTATCGTCCCTTTAATCGCAACCTCTACCCCATCGTATTTCTCCCTGTTTTCAAGCAAATCACGAATGGATATCAACTCAACTGTTCTATCGTCTCCTGTAGGGGCTGTTTCATCGTCTATGCATCCGCTGACTAACATTATCGCCATAACCATTAAAACAATTAAGATATGGCTTAATTTGGTTTTCATATTATCATCCCATCAAACAATTTTATCTTTTTTCTAGC
It includes:
- the larE gene encoding ATP-dependent sacrificial sulfur transferase LarE, which codes for MNCSDKLKKLKENIADKKKVLVAFSGGVDSGLLLKVAYDALGDDAFCVILDTETLPRIELKHAKEFVEGLGCRYEIIKHSELENEDFIKNPPDRCYYCKNEFAKVLKKAASDRGIKCIADGVNLSDFDEHRPGIKACDEAGIWHPFVDVGITKSDIREMSKELGLSFWGKPSSACLSSRIPYGEAITKDKLLMVERAEEMLIKEGFAQVRVRMHGEIARVELLEDELERALDLRDIIVKKLKAIGFKYVTLDLEGYRSGSMDEVL
- a CDS encoding 7-cyano-7-deazaguanine synthase, with the protein product MKLVSLISGGIDSPVATYLMMKKGVEVIALHLDNRPFTDEKQLDKSLKLVKHLENLFDKGIKTFVVPHGDNQAAFARNCIEKLQCVLCRRMMLRIAANIVEREGADGILTGESLGQVASQTLQNIYVTNQAVKTPIMRPLIGMDKVDIIDIARKIGTYDLSILPGLCCTIVPEKPSTAAKLEIVLREEEKVNIESLIEESMESARVVSC
- a CDS encoding helix-turn-helix domain-containing protein, producing the protein MKSPCELIVWYVLPSIRYELTKELLKLGLSQKEVSERLGITQAAVSQYVKEKRGKTMKFKEEAKDAIRRLTNDIAEDGAFDDLIPRLCRICTQIRISGELCELHKGQEVVQEDCDVCLRTL